A genomic region of Azoarcus sp. KH32C contains the following coding sequences:
- a CDS encoding ATP-binding protein, with translation MDTAFQWSPVFETGFEHIDGQHRALLEMINNATAVIASPQSASIKLLEGLQDELIEYTRLHFADEEALMVERHLDKAFIRGHVRQHRDFEREITAIRENSNGEQGEAVAMLHFLTSWLSFHFLSADRLMAEQIRMVESGLDAREAHRQALEQQDAAAMQPLLDALTSLYHIISSRNRALTDINHSLESMVSARTADLGRDKDELANLVKKMELTQSQLLQSEKMASIGQLAAGVAHEINNPVGFVNSNLGTLKGYVEDLLEVIDTYAGLEPLLPQDPALQQRLADMKKRTDLAYLREDVLDLLKESQDGLGRIKRIVADLKDFSHAGEADWQHADLNSGLESTLNVVWNELKYKTEVLRDFTPLPPVRCVAAQLNQVFMNLLVNAAHAIETKGTITISTRTDGDDVVVTVTDTGKGIPADIQQRIFEPFFTTKPVGKGTGLGLSIAWDIIRKHHGTLSVASKVGEGTSFSVRVPVAGPPDEPSGGETAS, from the coding sequence ATGGACACCGCATTCCAGTGGTCCCCTGTGTTCGAAACGGGCTTCGAGCATATCGATGGGCAGCACCGGGCGTTGCTCGAGATGATCAACAACGCGACGGCGGTGATCGCGTCCCCCCAGTCGGCTTCGATCAAGCTCCTGGAAGGCCTTCAGGATGAGTTGATCGAGTACACGCGACTGCATTTTGCCGACGAAGAAGCCTTGATGGTCGAACGCCACCTCGACAAGGCCTTCATTAGAGGCCACGTACGGCAGCATCGCGATTTCGAACGCGAAATCACGGCGATCCGGGAGAATTCGAACGGAGAGCAAGGCGAAGCGGTCGCCATGCTGCATTTCCTGACGAGCTGGCTGAGCTTCCATTTCCTCAGTGCGGACCGCCTGATGGCCGAACAGATCCGCATGGTCGAATCGGGGCTCGATGCACGCGAAGCGCATCGCCAGGCGCTCGAACAACAGGATGCGGCGGCCATGCAGCCGCTGCTCGACGCCTTGACCAGCCTGTACCACATCATCTCGAGCCGCAATCGGGCGCTCACCGACATCAACCACTCGCTCGAAAGCATGGTCTCGGCCCGCACCGCCGACCTGGGCCGGGACAAGGACGAGCTCGCTAACCTCGTCAAGAAGATGGAACTCACGCAGAGCCAACTGCTGCAGTCGGAAAAGATGGCCTCGATCGGGCAGCTCGCGGCCGGTGTCGCCCATGAGATCAACAACCCGGTGGGCTTCGTCAATTCCAACCTGGGGACGCTCAAGGGCTATGTCGAAGACCTGCTCGAGGTGATCGACACCTATGCCGGGCTCGAGCCGCTGCTGCCGCAGGATCCGGCGCTGCAGCAGCGCCTGGCCGATATGAAGAAGCGCACCGACCTCGCCTACCTGCGCGAAGACGTGCTCGATCTGCTGAAGGAATCGCAGGACGGACTCGGCCGGATCAAGCGCATCGTCGCCGATCTGAAGGACTTTTCCCATGCCGGCGAGGCCGACTGGCAGCACGCGGACCTGAATTCGGGGCTCGAAAGCACGCTCAATGTCGTCTGGAACGAGCTCAAGTACAAGACCGAGGTGCTCCGCGACTTCACGCCGCTGCCGCCGGTGCGCTGTGTCGCCGCGCAGCTCAATCAGGTGTTCATGAACCTGCTGGTCAATGCGGCCCATGCGATCGAGACCAAGGGGACGATCACGATCAGCACCCGCACCGACGGCGACGACGTCGTCGTCACCGTCACCGATACCGGCAAGGGGATTCCCGCCGACATCCAGCAACGCATCTTCGAGCCCTTCTTCACGACCAAACCGGTCGGCAAGGGCACCGGGCTCGGACTGTCGATCGCGTGGGACATCATCCGCAAGCACCACGGCACGCTCAGCGTCGCGAGCAAGGTCGGAGAAGGGACCTCGTTCTCCGTGCGCGTGCCGGTCGCGGGTCCACCCGATGAACCGTCGGGCGGCGAGACGGCGTCATGA
- a CDS encoding diguanylate cyclase domain-containing protein translates to MPFSRRVVALRSSGDRPFKGFAWYAAWSILFGTFLVALFWIVALRELDRDWQHQEESIAESLESFARALDGHVGAAVRGIDASLILLRREYQHHRHDIDEQAEILGRELLDGGIAQIAIIGPDGYLAYTNLPAPPGRTYLGDREHFKSLQASADDTLFISKPVVGRVSGKATLQFARKIIGDDRSFAGVIVLSVDPTYFSRFYNSVKLGKGGVVALAGTDGVLRARSSFQQQALGKDLSDFPAFAPGAPAEGHFHAPSPIDNIRRLYSYRYLERLPLVVIVGVDEADAFANLVEQRREYLTAAFGGSVIVALSIVLLLVQIRRQHALQARYKHVMQHASDGMILCDEQGFIRDINDEACRSLGCGASALLHRHYSEIDPAIDVRLLARLATTRAPLRLEGEHRAKDGRIYPVETTLTLIAGADSLFLSIFRDITARKEAERQMWRQAHLDGLTGVANRALFHNRLEQAVAHAQRHCEGLALLFVDLDRFKQVNDTLGHAAGDALLQSVAKRLQQSVRAEDTVARLGGDEFCLILPSLPHRGDAKIVAQKILDALDAPHVLGDRALSIAASIGIARFPEDGESADELLRSADEAMYRAKEHGRGRYASSMQSGD, encoded by the coding sequence ATGCCGTTCTCCCGACGAGTCGTCGCGCTTCGCAGTTCCGGCGATCGTCCGTTCAAGGGCTTCGCCTGGTATGCCGCGTGGAGCATCCTGTTCGGGACCTTCCTGGTGGCGCTGTTCTGGATCGTCGCCCTGCGCGAACTCGACCGGGACTGGCAGCACCAGGAGGAATCGATCGCGGAAAGCCTCGAGAGCTTTGCACGGGCGCTGGACGGACACGTCGGCGCAGCGGTACGCGGCATCGACGCCTCCCTCATCCTCCTGCGCCGCGAATACCAGCACCACCGCCACGATATCGACGAGCAGGCCGAGATCCTCGGCCGCGAGTTGCTCGACGGCGGCATTGCGCAGATCGCGATCATCGGGCCCGACGGCTATCTCGCCTACACCAACCTGCCCGCGCCGCCCGGCCGGACCTATCTCGGCGACCGGGAACACTTCAAGTCCCTCCAGGCATCGGCCGACGACACGCTCTTCATCAGCAAGCCGGTGGTGGGGCGGGTCTCCGGCAAGGCCACGCTGCAGTTCGCGCGCAAGATCATCGGCGACGATCGGAGCTTTGCCGGCGTGATCGTGCTGTCCGTAGACCCGACCTATTTCAGCCGCTTCTACAACTCGGTCAAACTCGGCAAAGGCGGCGTCGTGGCGCTCGCCGGCACCGACGGCGTCCTGCGCGCCCGCTCCTCATTTCAGCAACAGGCCCTCGGCAAGGACCTGAGCGATTTCCCGGCCTTCGCGCCCGGTGCGCCGGCCGAAGGTCACTTCCATGCGCCGAGCCCGATCGACAACATCCGGCGTCTCTATTCCTACCGGTACCTCGAAAGACTGCCGCTGGTCGTGATCGTCGGCGTCGACGAAGCCGACGCCTTCGCGAACCTCGTCGAACAGCGCCGGGAGTATCTGACGGCAGCCTTCGGCGGCAGCGTCATCGTCGCGCTATCGATCGTCCTGCTGCTGGTCCAGATCCGACGCCAGCATGCGCTGCAGGCCCGCTACAAGCACGTGATGCAGCACGCTTCGGACGGAATGATCCTGTGCGACGAGCAAGGCTTCATTCGCGACATCAACGACGAAGCCTGCCGCAGCCTCGGCTGCGGCGCCAGCGCGCTGCTCCACCGCCATTACTCGGAGATCGATCCGGCGATCGACGTCCGACTGCTGGCACGTCTGGCCACAACCCGTGCGCCGCTCCGCCTCGAAGGCGAACATCGGGCAAAGGACGGCCGGATCTACCCGGTCGAGACGACGCTCACGCTCATCGCCGGGGCCGACAGCCTCTTCCTCAGCATCTTTCGCGACATCACCGCGCGCAAGGAAGCCGAACGGCAGATGTGGCGCCAGGCGCATCTCGACGGCCTCACGGGGGTGGCCAATCGCGCGCTCTTCCACAATCGCCTGGAACAGGCCGTCGCCCACGCGCAGCGCCATTGCGAAGGGCTCGCCCTGCTCTTTGTCGATCTTGACCGCTTCAAGCAGGTCAACGACACGCTCGGTCACGCCGCCGGTGACGCCTTGCTGCAGAGCGTCGCGAAACGCCTGCAGCAATCGGTACGCGCCGAGGATACGGTCGCGCGTCTCGGTGGCGACGAGTTCTGCCTGATCCTGCCCAGTCTGCCGCACCGCGGCGACGCCAAGATCGTCGCACAGAAGATCCTCGACGCACTCGACGCGCCCCACGTGC
- a CDS encoding HD-GYP domain-containing protein produces MSDDRCAEAVYVDIHELSIGMFVILELSWLQHPFTFNSFVVRTEEQLATIRSLGLAKVRIDPRRGMTSPTAQPEAAAPAGPSTGPVPPSDEASAAIAAAKAWRIEQNRILRASMGAAERKAAKAATVLRDITKCIHSEPQRVVASAGALVDDVTSTLLGNSEVMIHLLNDHAAGEEVYYHSLNVTMLALLLGKAMQFDAEMLRVAGIAAIFHDIGKEEVPYRVRSKTEPLTHAEADFLRQHCAIGARLATQAGLPEAVVGAILQHHENLDGSGYPDGLAGEAITPVSRLVGVVNAYDNLCNPVDVAKALTPHEALSIMFAKRKGWFDPAMLGKLIHVLGVYPPGSIVKLSTGAAAMVVSINPARPLLPMLIVYDPAIPKEEAVILELEKQPDISISKAIRPATLTREVYEYLSPRKRMTYYFDEKGRPT; encoded by the coding sequence ATGAGTGACGATCGGTGTGCGGAAGCCGTCTACGTCGACATACATGAGCTGTCTATCGGCATGTTCGTGATCCTCGAACTGTCGTGGCTGCAGCATCCGTTCACATTCAACAGCTTCGTCGTGCGTACCGAGGAGCAACTGGCGACGATCCGCTCGCTCGGCTTGGCGAAGGTGCGCATCGACCCGCGCCGCGGGATGACGAGCCCGACCGCGCAACCAGAGGCCGCGGCGCCGGCCGGCCCATCGACGGGCCCCGTCCCGCCGTCCGACGAGGCTAGTGCCGCGATTGCGGCCGCCAAGGCGTGGCGCATCGAGCAGAACCGCATCCTGCGCGCCAGCATGGGCGCCGCAGAGCGCAAGGCCGCGAAGGCGGCGACGGTGCTGCGCGACATCACCAAGTGCATCCATTCCGAACCCCAGCGCGTCGTCGCGAGCGCCGGGGCGCTCGTCGACGACGTGACCTCGACGCTGCTCGGCAACAGCGAGGTCATGATCCACCTGCTCAACGACCATGCCGCGGGCGAAGAAGTCTATTACCACAGTCTGAACGTGACGATGCTCGCGCTACTGCTCGGCAAGGCCATGCAGTTCGACGCCGAGATGCTGCGGGTGGCGGGGATCGCCGCGATCTTCCACGACATCGGCAAGGAGGAGGTGCCCTATCGGGTCCGCAGCAAGACCGAACCGCTGACCCATGCCGAAGCGGACTTCCTGCGCCAGCACTGCGCGATCGGCGCGCGCCTCGCGACGCAGGCGGGCCTGCCCGAAGCGGTCGTCGGCGCGATCCTGCAGCATCACGAAAACCTCGACGGCAGCGGATATCCCGACGGTCTTGCGGGCGAGGCGATCACGCCGGTCTCACGCCTGGTCGGCGTCGTGAACGCGTACGACAACCTGTGCAATCCGGTCGATGTGGCGAAGGCCCTGACCCCGCATGAGGCACTGTCGATCATGTTCGCCAAGCGCAAGGGGTGGTTCGACCCGGCGATGCTCGGCAAGCTGATCCACGTGCTGGGCGTTTATCCGCCGGGCAGCATCGTGAAGCTCTCGACCGGTGCGGCTGCGATGGTCGTGTCGATCAACCCCGCGCGTCCGCTGTTGCCGATGCTCATCGTGTACGACCCCGCCATCCCGAAGGAAGAGGCCGTCATCCTCGAGCTCGAGAAGCAGCCGGATATCAGCATCAGCAAGGCCATCCGGCCCGCGACGCTGACGCGCGAGGTCTACGAATACCTGAGCCCGCGCAAGCGCATGACCTACTACTTCGACGAAAAAGGCCGTCCGACCTGA
- a CDS encoding response regulator, whose amino-acid sequence MTANLPAAPPQRHLLLVDDEESILTALRRMLRRDGYVIHTAPGGAEGLEILAREPIGVVISDQRMPHMSGSEFLGKVKELHPETIRIVLSGYTELNSIATAINQGAIYKFLTKPWDDELLRGHIAEAFSHYEMKSENLRLAALNKAMIDAIPDAVMLVNSASRRVVSANAAAGALLGTVPEQLVGIPVADFEPLPQDQYYWDEIAQSGFRPMQAVETEYLTRDGEWVPVRKTTSNASDGANGHVLVLAHSLKHERAVESSLERINAEMASIFEATSEGLLVLDSEQRLTRMNRRLEAMWHFPHELLAAADGWKMLEWIAAQSVAPEQITEAFRTHLSAPDKGSSGTFVLRDGSTVRWYANPQLLGDEIVGNVFGFVEYHPPLP is encoded by the coding sequence ATGACGGCCAATCTTCCGGCAGCGCCACCGCAGCGCCACCTGCTGCTGGTCGACGACGAGGAGAGCATCCTCACCGCGCTGCGCCGCATGCTGCGCCGCGACGGCTACGTCATCCACACCGCGCCCGGCGGCGCCGAGGGGCTGGAGATCCTCGCGCGCGAGCCGATCGGCGTCGTCATCAGCGACCAGCGCATGCCCCACATGAGCGGCTCGGAGTTCCTCGGCAAGGTCAAGGAGTTGCACCCGGAAACCATTCGCATCGTGCTTTCCGGCTATACCGAGCTCAACTCGATCGCGACCGCGATCAACCAGGGGGCGATCTATAAGTTCCTCACCAAACCGTGGGACGACGAACTGCTGCGCGGACATATCGCGGAAGCCTTCAGCCATTACGAGATGAAGAGCGAGAACCTGCGGCTCGCGGCGCTCAACAAGGCGATGATCGATGCGATTCCCGATGCCGTGATGCTGGTCAATTCGGCGAGCCGGCGCGTCGTGAGCGCAAACGCCGCCGCCGGGGCCTTGCTGGGCACGGTGCCGGAGCAACTCGTCGGCATCCCGGTGGCGGATTTCGAACCGCTGCCGCAGGACCAGTACTACTGGGACGAGATCGCGCAATCGGGCTTCCGGCCGATGCAGGCGGTCGAGACCGAGTACCTGACCCGCGACGGCGAATGGGTCCCGGTGCGCAAGACGACGTCGAACGCCTCGGACGGCGCCAATGGCCACGTGCTGGTGCTGGCGCACAGTCTGAAGCATGAGCGCGCGGTCGAGTCCTCGCTCGAACGCATCAACGCCGAAATGGCCTCGATCTTCGAAGCCACGTCCGAGGGCCTGCTGGTGCTCGACAGCGAACAGCGGCTCACGCGCATGAACCGCCGGCTCGAAGCCATGTGGCACTTCCCGCACGAGCTGCTCGCCGCCGCCGACGGCTGGAAGATGCTGGAATGGATCGCGGCGCAGTCGGTCGCCCCGGAGCAGATCACGGAAGCCTTCCGCACTCACCTCTCCGCGCCGGACAAGGGTTCGAGCGGCACCTTCGTGTTACGCGACGGCAGCACGGTGCGCTGGTATGCGAATCCTCAGCTGCTCGGCGACGAAATCGTCGGCAACGTCTTCGGCTTCGTCGAATATCACCCGCCGCTCCCTTGA